A stretch of Hoplias malabaricus isolate fHopMal1 unplaced genomic scaffold, fHopMal1.hap1 scaffold_341, whole genome shotgun sequence DNA encodes these proteins:
- the LOC136685453 gene encoding neural proliferation differentiation and control protein 1-like, protein MKHTAPSEIAPKVKEVSQRLRIHHRPAPSPSSVPTERPVTNALTTSSPTTSPSSSSSSSTGSPFASAVQSAPILIPYPSEEHSFIIMTGVCLMVGSVALVLAGVCWVRMQRGSRLAQKVDYPAFGVMSPHSYDSTTSGDKKLAQSAQMYHYQHQKQQLLSLKQRDEPKILESGATSDEENEDGDFTVYECPGLAPTGEMEVKNPLFDDSTLNLHLHLDLQRNYN, encoded by the exons ATGAAACACACAG CACCTTCTGAGATCGCTCCTAAAGTGAAGGAGGTCTCCCAGCGGCTGAGAATCCACCACAGACCAGCTCCCTCTCCTAGCTCTGTCCCGACAGAACGTCCTGTAACCAACGCACTGACCACATCCTCCCCAACGACCAGCCCCAGCTCCTCAAGCTCCTCCAGCACTGGCAGCCCCTTCGCCTCAGCAGTGCAGAGCGCCCCCATCCTCATCCCCTACCCCTCTGAGGAACACTCCTTCATCA tTATGACAGGAGTGTGCCTGATGGTGGGTTCAGTGGCCTTGGTCCTGGCTGGAGTGTGTTGGGTCAG GATGCAGAGAGGAAGTCGTCTGGCTCAGAAAGTGGACTATCCAGCCTTCGGGGTGATGAGCCCTCACTCTTACGACAGCACCACG TCTGGAGATAAAAAGCTGGCCCAGAGTGCTCAGATGTACCACTATCAGCATCAGAAGCAGCAGTTGTTGTCACTCAA ACAAAGAGATGAGCCCAAGATCCTGGAGTCAGGAGCCACTTCCGACGAGGAGAATGAAGATGGAGACTTCACTGTGTATGAATGTCCTGGACTCGCTCCA acCGGTGAGATGGAGGTAAAGAACCCTCTTTTCGATGACTCCACCCTtaatcttcatcttcatctcgATCTTCAGAGGAATTACAACTAA